Proteins co-encoded in one Euleptes europaea isolate rEulEur1 chromosome 1, rEulEur1.hap1, whole genome shotgun sequence genomic window:
- the FAF2 gene encoding FAS-associated factor 2, which translates to MAAPEERELSAEQTEKLLQFQDLTGIESMDQCRHTLEQHNWNIEAAVQDRLNEQEGVPSVFNPPPSRPLQVNTADQRIYSYVVSRPQPRGLLGWGYYLIMLPFRFTYYTLLDIFRFALRFIRPDPRSRVTDPVGDIVSFIHMFEEKYGRIHPVFYQGTYSQALNDAKRELRFLLVYLHGDDHQDTDEFCRNTLCAPEVISLINTRMLFWACSTNKPEGYRVSQALRENTYPFLAMIMLKDRRMTVVGRLEGLIQPDDLINQLTFIMDANQTYLVSERLEREERNQTQVLRQQQDEAYLASLRADQEKDRKKKEERERKKRKEEEVQQQKLAEERRRRTLQEEKERKSECLPPEPHPDDPESVKIIFKMPNDSRVERRFHFTQSLTVIHDFLFSLKESPEKFQIEANFPRRVLPCLPSEEWPNPPTLQEAGLSHTEVLFVQDLTDD; encoded by the exons ATGGCAGCCCCAGAGGAGCGGGAGCTGTCGGCGGAGCAAACGGAGAAGCTGCTTCAGTTTCAG GACTTGACTGGCATAGAGTCCATGGACCAATGTCGTCATACACTGGAACAACACAACTGGAACATTGAG GCAGCTGTTCAGGATCGACTGAATGAACAAGAGGGTGTCCCAAGTGTCTTCAATCCACCACCTTCCCGACCACTGCAAGTCAACACTGCCGACCAAAGGATTTACAGCTATGTTGTTTCAAGACCACAACCAAGG GGCTTGTTAGGATGGGGTTACTATTTGATAATGCTTCCATTCCGATTTACATATTACACATTACTTGATATATTTAG GTTTGCTTTGCGTTTCATACGCCCTGATCCTCGTAGTCGGGTCACTGACCCCGTGGGTGACATTGTTTCATTTATTCATATGTTTGAAGAAAAATATGGAAGGATACATCCTGTCTTCTACCAGGGAACGTATAGCCAG GCACTGAACGACGCAAAGAGGGAGCTGCGTTTCCTCCTGGTTTACCTGCATGGTGATGATCATCAAGATACTGATGAATTCTGTCG CAACACTCTCTGCGCGCCTGAAGTGATCTCCCTTATAAATACCAGGATGCTTTTCTGGGCTTGTTCCACAAATAAGCCTGAAGGATACAGAG TTTCTCAGGCTCTGCGTGAGAACACCTACCCATTCCTGGCAATGATCATGTTGAAAGATCGCAGAATGACTGTAGTGGGAAGGTTAGAAGGACTCATCCAACCCGATGACCTCATTAATCAACTGACATTCATCATGGATGCCAACCAGACATACCTGGTGTCTGAGCGCCTGGAAAG AGAAGAGAGAAACCAAACACAGGTCCTGAGACAGCAGCAGGATGAGGCATATCTGGCTTCTTTACGGGCAGATCAGGAGAAAGATCGCAAGAAAAAAGAAGagcgggagaggaagaaaaggaaggaggaggaggtgcagcagcagaagctggcagaggagaggaggagacgG ACTTTGCAGGAGGAGAAAGAACGGAAATCTGAATGCCTTCCGCCAGAACCTCATCCCGATGACCCAGAAAGTGTCAAAATCATCTTCAAAATGCCTAATGACTCCAGGGTGGAGCGGCGATTCCACTTTACACAGTCATTAACG GTGATCCATGACTTCCTATTCTCTTTGAAAGAGAGCCCAGAGAAGTTCCAGATTGAGGCCAACTTCCCTCGCCGTGTCCTGCCCTGCCTTCCCTCAGAGGAGTGGCCTAACCCGCCCACGCTCCAAGAAGCCGGACTGAGCCACACGGAAGTTCTCTTTGTGCAGGACCTCACGGACGATTGA